A single genomic interval of Helianthus annuus cultivar XRQ/B chromosome 13, HanXRQr2.0-SUNRISE, whole genome shotgun sequence harbors:
- the LOC110898795 gene encoding uncharacterized protein LOC110898795 produces the protein MASSLLRLTRSIVPFRPALAKATRQHSVNTRPFSSSSLPKFTFDLQFLSYQIETGVPSMLFTMVKDEELTIQMPGLKQTESKEGVWVSFDVPKLGQKEWKLGLLGFNFLFQLQTPEKKYLATMKFPEYYNPYGDWIVKFEDGICYVRVPTQKTVDPFLAKANINRNLTRPTPYCVTFDRSELGRRLCEIIARPEVKSKSFTAYKKDTDESIYFKGNLPGVEKLVVTKEGLCVSLSMPGFELEDVEVGFEYDTLIVEGKREGEHYIAGLRVPEGFRTENDMMKKEMQDGVFKATLPRVDANRIVFSVYR, from the exons ATGGCTTCCTCCCTGCTCCGCCTCACAAGGTCCATCGTCCCCTTCCGTCCAGCACTAGCCAAAGCTACACGTCAGCACTCGGTCAACACAAGGCCATTTTCTTCTTCGTCGCTACCAAAAT TTACATTCGATTTACAATTTCTAAGCTATCAAATAGAAACCGGAGTCCCTTCAATGCTCTTCACCATGGTCAAAGATGAAGAGCTGACCATACAAATGCCCGGACTGAAGCAGACGGAGAGTAAAGAAGGCGTGTGGGTATCCTTTGATGTGCCTAAGCTAGGACAGAAGGAATGGAAGTTGGGTCTTCTAGGCTTCAATTTTCTCTTCCAACTCCAAACACCCGAAAAAAAATACCTTGCTACCATGAAATTCCCAGAGTATTACAACCCATACGGTGATTGGATCGTAAAGTTTGAAGATGGTATCTGTTATGTACGCGTTCCCACTCAGAAAACCGTTGATCCCTTCTTGGCTAAGGCTAACATCAACCGAAACCTCACTCGCCCTACGCCTTACTGCG TTACGTTTGATCGGTCGGAACTTGGACGTAGGCTTTGCGAAATAATAGCGCGTCCGGAGGTGAAGAGTAAGTCGTTCACAGCGTATAAGAAGGATACGGATGAAAGCATATACTTCAAAGGGAATTTGCCtggggtggagaagctggtggtgactAAGGAGGGGTTGTGTGTGTCGTTAAGTATGCCTGGGTTTGAGTTAGAGGATGTGGAGGTCGGGTTTGAGTATGATACGCTGATTGTTGAAGGGAAAAGAGAGGGTGAGCACTACATTGCTGGCCTGCGGGTGCCGGAGGGATTCCGTACGGAGAATGATATGATGAAGAAAGAGATGCAAGATGGAGTGTTTAAGGCTACTCTTCCCCGTGTTGATGCTAATAGGATTGTGTTTAGTGTGTATCGCTAG